DNA from Musa acuminata AAA Group cultivar baxijiao chromosome BXJ1-5, Cavendish_Baxijiao_AAA, whole genome shotgun sequence:
GCCTCGGCAAAGTTGTCGGTGATCTCGTACAGAGACAGTAGCGAGAACTCTTCGACGGTCCCGCCTCCGAGCCGGCTGTCGAGAGGCAGCTCCGCCAGGGAAGGCGGTGCCGCCGGATGCCGCCTCCATCGTCTCCACCACACCGTGCGGTGAACCGGACCACTTCTCTGGCTCTTGAGAGCGAGATAGACAAGGAAGCTCGATAAGGCCAACAAGCCCAAGCCGAGTCCCACCGTGCCTAGCACCAACAACAGTGTTCTCCTTTTGCTGCCACTGCTTGCTTGTTGCGATGATGGCGAGCTATTGGAGGAGTTGGAGCTGAGTTGGAACTTGCAGGACTGGCAGATGCCCTCGTCGGAGGGGCACATGGTGCCGGAGCCCGGCAGCACCCCGCAGCCACAGCTCGAGATCGGCGAGCAGGTCCCGGGCAGGACGCTGCGGTAGATGGTGTGGTTCCGCCGGAACAGCTCGTTCCCCCAGCAAACCACCGAGAAGTTGATCGCCAAAATGCCGCAGATGGCGTCGCCCCTGCCCTGGATTGCGACGAATTGCTCGCCGGCGAGGGAGTCCGGCGGCCGGGAGCCCTCCCCCCAGCACAGGGCCGTTCCGTTTGACTGCAGGACGCAGGTCTTGCTCTCCCCCAAAGCCATGGAGACGATGTCGAGGGTGAGATTCGAATCCACTTGCGGCGCCTCCTCGCCCCAGCAGGTCAGCTGGCGGCCGTCGGAGGAGGCGCCGCAGGCGTGTCGGGTCCCTGCGGCGACCATGCTGAAGCTCCCGTTCGGCTCCCTCCCGACGACTGCCGTGTCGTTCCCGAAGCAGCGGATCGCCCCGCAGCCGAGTCGCCCGCAGACGAAGTCCCGCCCGACGGCGATCTCGGAGAGGTTCACCCCTTCGGGGATGACCATATCGCCCCACCGCCAGCAATGCGGCCGGCGCGCGCCGCCGATCAGGGCGCAGACGTGCGTGTCGCCGGAGGCGAGCGCGGCGAGCGGCGGCCCCCGGTAGATCTGCTTCTCGTAGTCCTCATATCCATGGGCGGGGAGCGCCCACCACCGCATGGTAGCGTTGGAGCGGTCGGCTGGCAGGGTGAGGCCGCAGAGGAAGCCATTGCCCGCGGCGACCGCGGCGTAAGGCGTGCGGCCGGCCGGGTACCACCGCTGCTCCCGGGTGCAGGCGCTGGTGCAATCGAGTTCGTACCGGTAGGCCACGGGCGACGGCACGAGCGCGCAGACGATGGTGACATTGGATGACTGCGAGATGGCGACGGTGGAGAAAGGTGAAGCGGCGGCCGGGAGGCACAGAAGGACTAGAcgcaggaggaagaagaagggttCGGTGGCATTTGAAGGAGACATTGATGGGTGGCAGAGGATCTCATGGTAACTTGTGTGTGAGACAGAGAGAGATGGGAGGAGGAGAAGACTCAGATTGAGTCCATGATGAACTGAGACACCTGTAGCAGGTTGAAAGAGCAAGGGAAGCTTATGAACACTTGGATTTGTCTTCCTTTGGTGAGATCCATGAGGACTCAAGGATTTGTCAGCTCCACCAAAGTCTCTACATTAGATCCTGGCCAAGTCTGCAGCAGCAACCGACAAAGAGGATCAGAATTTGAGGAGTAGCTTTACTCGATCTAAGCATTCGCAAGCAATGTTGGGAAGTGGCAAGTGAGTTCAGGCCAGGAAGTTTCGTTGACTATTCGCAGGCCggtggttttcttttctttttttttccctacattttctttttctactattttcttttgaaactttaCATTTTACTATAATTATCGGATTGCACCCTcatgttctttattattattattattattattatctaggagTGGTTTTTTTTATTTGGACGAAAATACTCTCAGTCTTTTACTGAAAAAatcaataattaataattattattttataaaataaaaaatgatattaatcatcttagaatcattagtactattttttattttttttaaaaaattatattaacaatatcaaaattatattaacaatatatttttgAATTGATTCAAAAgtcaatttatatatatttttagataattGTTACTCAAATAATATGTCacagtattttttaaattattttattagttTTGTTATGTATACAtagataaatttttatatttaaaatatttatataaaagagaaaatatttatgtatacatagataaaatatttacTCTAAACTATTCAATGAATCTATGCCCTTTAATAAATATTCTAGCGTTCAATATGCTTATGAATGCATCTTTTATAtcgtttaatataataattaaaattatctctattaaaatatttaaatttattattatattatttcacAAAGTGATAAGTGGTATGTTCAAATCCATGTATAAGCATCATATACGTAATTTAatgcaataaaaatatatattttttatttttagtaaaaatatataataataatataaatttttttaaaaattttatctaccataaatttttatttattgcaaGTTGTGGCAAAATCACTCCACTATCTTTTTTCCCATGTTTTTGTCCTTTAACTGATTTCTTTATTATTTGTAAATATTTTTATGcaagcataaaaataatattacaatGGCTGCTGTTTTCTACTTTAAAATCAATTTCtagtaaaaatattattatattaaacatGCTAATCGAATACTAACGTAGAAGACCAGTCTCGGCCGTTCAGCTTGCTACgtgtacatatacacacacacgatCTCTAGGGTTCCCCATGCCGTTGATCGGAACACAGAACACCAATCGACGCCGTCCATTTCACTACATCTACACGAAGCTCCAGGGTTTTCCATGAGGGCTGATCGAAACGTAGGACGCCTAATCTCGGCCGTCCATTTTCCTTTATATTCGTCCATTTCGGTAGGGTTTCAGTCGGCCGTTTTTGTTTCGCGTGCTCCTCTCTTTACGACCTCTGGCGATCGAGGTAATATCCTCCCTTTTCTTGCCCGATTCAGATCTGGCCTCTCGAATCTCTCCTGCTTGGTCGTTTCTCCTCGCAAATCTGTATTTTGCGCGGTGCTCTTCGATCGTAATTATTTTTTCTGGAATTAAATAGAACTTTAACAGTTTTGTGGTATGATTTATAAAGCTTTCGCGGTTCGTTGATCTGATCATATAAGCTTTAATGGTATGCTATTTACCGGTTTTGTTTGATTAATAaagctttttttgttttttcattgTTTATGTATTGTTTACAATCATTATGTTTTATCATTATAATCTTGGTTTCTTGTTTATTTTTAGTATGATTTACATATATTATTTACTTCATGATGGAGCAAAGTGAGATGCCGATTAAATTCTTCTTAGTTGTGATTTATTAGCATGTTAACGAAAAAAGTAATCCTGTTTTGATGCTGTCATAGTTGATTTATTTACTATTTGTTTCAGTAATCATTTGATTTAATGTGTCATGGATGCTTGGGGCATTCCTGTTATTTTGTGGGTAACATGCATGATGGCCTTCTGTGGAGCATTAGTATACCTCCACTTCTGGTATTGGCAAGATTAGTCCCCCCAAAACAACGCTATATTGAATCAAGGTCGGAGTCTCTTAAGAGCTCTCTCTGCCAAAACCCATTGTGGGGAATTGGAAAGGCATACCAGAGAGCATGAGAATTGGCATCTATTAGTGCCATAGGCCTTTGGTTGCGGGGGATTATTATGCCATGTTACTTGAGCTGGTGGTTGTCACTGATGCTTTTCAGTTAAGGTTACTCTGCTAGTTACTCATAGACGACAATTCCCTATCTAACATTTATGTCTATGTAACATATAAATATCTTTGCATGATGTCGTTGAGGACATCAAAAATGATGGTTTCAGAATATTTGCAAATGCTAAAActgtatttttaaataaaatttgctCTTTCTAGGTTAAGTTCAGGAAAAAACTTTTTCCCTCAGTGTCATCCTGTTTGCTTATGTAATCCTACTTTCTTGAATCTTGCATTATGCAATTGTGACTATTTTATTATTGTTAGTTGCTTGTTTTTAGCTTGCTGGCTTCTATGATATCTGTCTTGTTTTCCAATTGATCTTAATGCTAATTCTTAGTAAGAGTTGGATTGCTTATAATTCTTTTGTTTGTTTAAATGctacattttttaaattttgaaaattatatatatatatatatatatatatatatatagttcttcTAGTTTAGTGAACTTATGCTCCATTTGTTGTATATTTTATTTGGCTTTAAAATGTGCAAGTTCTCATGAAAAGATACTTGAATTGTTATAGTTGCATAGTTGTGAAGGACTAAAGACACAATGTCTCATCGCAAATTTGAGCATCCGCGTCATGGTTCTCTTGGGTTCCTTCCTAGAAAAAGAGCCTCCCGTCACAGAGGAAAAGGTTTCAGCTTATAATTCAAGTTTCTTCAAATTTCTTGTCTTAAGCATTCATGCTCCAAAGGAGCAGTCCATTTGTTTAGTATGATTCTTTGTTTTAGTACATCTTGTCTCTTTGTAGTTtgatgtttatttttatttttcacaatATGCTATCAATAAGATGCACATGCTTGTGGTTCACTTTGTCATGCTCTCAATATGCTTCCTCAGGGTACATTTTTGATTTGATTGGTCACAGATTGTGTGTAAATAATCTTCATTGACATAATGTTTTTAGTTGTTAATCATGGTGTCCAAACTGATGCTGTAGACCCTTCGACAGCTGAGTTGTTTATATGTTTAAACAAGATGTGATCATCAAATTTTGTATCATTCCCTTTATCATGTATCTAAATGTGCAAGTGGCTGTAAccaataaacccttcatcataTACCAGACTTCaggttttgatatattttttttgttgccGTATATTTGATGCAGTGAAGTCATTCCCAAAGGATGACCCAAGCAAGCTGCCCGGGCTAACTGCCTTTGTAGCATACAAGTCTGGGATGACTCACATAGTCCGGGAGGTTGATAAGCCTGGATCCAGTAAgttgctttttgttttttttttaagactGATGCCTTACAATACACAATGACACTGAAAGAacacatttcttttttcttttaataaatgcATGCTCTATTATGCTTCCGCTGgtgtaataataaaaattaatgtcATTGGAACTGAATAATCTAGTACTTCTGATAGTATGTCCTTGACTTGAATCTGGGTTCACTTCATATTTTAATTTCCCTTGGCTTAGATTACAAAGTATGTATTCGGTCTCATGTATCATCTCCTTGAATTTGTTAATGGTAAAGTTTAGAAAAGTAATAAGCTACACATCAACCACTAAAATTGAAGGTAGTTAAAACTTTTTTTAATATGGCATAACTACACATCAACAACTATCAAGAAAGGCTGCAGCAGCACTTATTTGGCATTTCTCTGATCATGGTACATGAAGTTGTATAGTTAAGTTTTCATTGTCTTTTATATCAAGGTATGCATTTTATTAATACATTTGGCCTAATAACTTACATTAGGAAGAGAATACATTTGATCTTTGCAAATTGTGTTGTTATGTTTGGAACAATTTTTCCACCTTTTTTTGTAATTCCATTTGTCTATGCAGAGCTTCATAAGAAGGAGACTTGTGAAGCAGTGACAATCATTGAAGCACCCCCAATGGTTGTAGTTGGCGTTGTTGCTTATGTGAAGACTCCCCGTGGCCTCCGGTCATTGAACACTGTTTGGGCTCAGCATCTTAGTGAGGAAGTGAAAAGGAGATTTTACAAAAACTGGTCCaagtcaaagaagaaggcgtttgtTAAGTACTCAAAGAAGTATGAAACTGAGGAAGGCAAAAAAGAAATCCAGGCACAGCTGGAGAAGATGAAGAAGTATGCCTCTGTAATTCGTGTTTTGGCTCACACACAGGTATTGATATATGCTTATCCTTTTCTTCCTTGTATCACTCTTTTTGTTGGTTACCTGGTGGGTCCAACCAGTAAAGCAAAGATATGCCTACTGATGTTACTTGTTATGTTTTGTATCACCAATTTTCTATTCTTATAAGTTAAAAATTATTGTTTCCTATGAAACTTTTGCTGGACTGTGATTAATCTTTGCTGTGACCTACTGACTGCATCAACCGGATTCATGATATTTATGTCTAAAATTTCACCAACAATTTTAGAATACAGACATCCATCTTATTCTGTCTTTGTCCACAttgttaaataatattttaatgtgATTATTGTGGTGCTCTATGTTGGTGCATAGAATTTGTATTTGCAATATAACCTATTTATCCATTTGGGCTATGATCAGTTAATTCAAGATCTTCATTTTGGTCTTTCTTTCTGTTCTTCTCAGTTTGCATACTGAAACTTGCCTGAAGCGACTTGTGTTTTCGTTTACAGATTAGAAAACTAAAAGGGTTGAAGCAGAAGAAGGCTCACCTGATGGAGATCCAGGTTAATGGAGGAGATATTGCTGCAAAGGTTGACTATGCTTACaaattcttcgagaaacagattcCTGTGGATGCTGTCTTTCAGAAGGATGAGATGATTGACATCATAGGAGTCACAAAGGGTAAGGGCTATGAGGGCGTGGTTACTCGTTGGGGTGTCACTCGTCTCCCTCGGAAGACCCATCGTGGCCTGCGCAAGGTGGCTTGTATTGGTGCATGGCACCCAGCTAGGGTCTCATACACAGTTGCCAGGGCTGGCCAGAATGGCTACCACCATCGTaccgagatgaacaagaagatataTAAGCTTGGAAAAGCTGGTGAGGAGTCTCACTTCGCAACCACAGAGTTTGACAGGTTAACGCCATGCTGTACTTTGGACTTGCTGCATCTTTCTTTTATAGTTTATATATCTATGGATAGCAATCATAAAttccagaaaagattcatctgttTAATTTAGAATTGAATTAAGTAGTTTATGGGGTGCTCTGATTAGGTATTTAACATTCTTCATGCTTTATGTTCATCCTTCTGTTGGCTGATGTTGATGGTTCTTGCAGGACTGAGAAGGGGATAACACCAATGGGAGGGTTTCCACATTATGGAGTGGTCAAGGATGATTACCTTCTGATCAAGGGATGCTGTGTTGGTCCTAAGAAGAGGGTAGTGACCCTGAGGCAGTCGTTGCTGAAGCAGACATCACGAGTTGCAATGGAAGAGATCAAGCTCAAGTTCGTTGACACGTCTTCCAAGTTTGGGCATGGCCGCTTCCAGACCACCGAAGAGAAGGCAAAGTTTTACGGAAAGCTCAAAGCTTGAAGACACAGAATGTTGCTTGAAACGTCAGATGAACAGTTTTTTTTTCTGTAGAATTGTGGATCTCCACATCGGTTTCTTGATGAATTTGCCAGAGTTTGATTCTATTCAAAGTAGTTCTTTTGTGTTTGGTCAAGTTTCTATTGCTTTATCaaatctttgatgttttgaattgTTGTCATGTGGAAGTTTGTTTGTGATGCTTGAAATTGTTCTCTCTAAAAATATTTGAAGACAAAAATTAAGGTCCCAACATGCTTTAAATTGTTTGGTCCCATAACTtatctaaaatatttatcttaggTTTCATTTTAATaggtaattttttaataattaagatcctaaaggatgaaatagaataaAACTAATGTATTCAttgctttttcatttttttaaaacaaaaaaagagcTGAATTACACTTGTTTGGTTAAcacttgttttattttttttgttttaggaCTCATCTACAAATGCGAGATTCCCATCACCcttcatttcatatttgatatcCGGAATAAATTAACATCCCATCGACAAGTATGTTCCATCACTTGCTTGACCTCTTAACCTTAGCACATATCAAACACCTCCTTGTACATCAAATGATCCAATGAGACATATAAATTACCCGActtatatcattatatttgattatatcgtaaaaattatttttattatatatataatttatttatttttttaaaacaatatCGATCTTAAGTTTAGATGAAAAGTTTTATTAGGTCACtaacaatcaaaataaaaatatattaaatctcATAAAATTTATCGATCATAAATGGTTtggactcatgattttattattgttatcgtTATAATTTAGATGGCCAAACAAAGGCAAAGGCTAATATAATAAATCGGGTTTCGAAAGCGTGTCTTAGTAAtaatatttctatttaatatatatattaaaattataaatatagctttcatagctcagttggttagagcacccGTTTAGTAAGCGGGAGGTCTTGAGTTCAAATCTCAATGAAAGCAATTTAAGTTGTTTTTATTATAACTTCAGCTCCAACAAAAAGATTTGTGATGCAATTGATGGCATCCAGTCAAAGTTCCAACAGTCGTCTCGATCCGTTCTCTTTATGCATAGAGAAGGATGAACAGAATAAaagatctccatctccatctccatctccatctccatctccatctgcgCAGGTGGTCAACAATGGGGACCAGAGAGGAGAAGAGCATGTGGCCACGCTCGTCTCTGCCCACGTTAACCTGCATCGCCTCGCTTCTAATGCCTGTGGAGCTCCTGCTTCGACAACCGAGCTCCCCGGTGTCGTGATGCGGTGCCACTAACACCTCGCGCATTTCCACAAACACCTATCACTGCGCTCTGCGACGGCCACCGACGATTTCCGTCACGAATCATCGGGTGGTGCGTTAAGTCGGTGCCGATGGTGTGGGGGCCGTTCACGCGTCATTACTTGGCGCCCTCTGCTCGGATTTGTATTCCGGTCACGTCTGTTCGAGCAGATTGGCATGCATGAAAATAGTACAAATAATTGATTTGGTGATCGActttatcttatacatttcaaatCTCAATCTACACATTTTTAGTACGCCTAAATAATTGATCTAATAATGAATGTACTCGATTTCATTAGTTGctcaatcaaatcctcattccacAAATCTTAGctacttaaaatatatatatatatatatatatatatatatataatttggtgaTAATATATATACCTTATCCATCTAATCTTAGTGTTAATCCAGATTCTGATCATTTAA
Protein-coding regions in this window:
- the LOC103983629 gene encoding large ribosomal subunit protein uL3 yields the protein MSHRKFEHPRHGSLGFLPRKRASRHRGKVKSFPKDDPSKLPGLTAFVAYKSGMTHIVREVDKPGSKLHKKETCEAVTIIEAPPMVVVGVVAYVKTPRGLRSLNTVWAQHLSEEVKRRFYKNWSKSKKKAFVKYSKKYETEEGKKEIQAQLEKMKKYASVIRVLAHTQIRKLKGLKQKKAHLMEIQVNGGDIAAKVDYAYKFFEKQIPVDAVFQKDEMIDIIGVTKGKGYEGVVTRWGVTRLPRKTHRGLRKVACIGAWHPARVSYTVARAGQNGYHHRTEMNKKIYKLGKAGEESHFATTEFDRTEKGITPMGGFPHYGVVKDDYLLIKGCCVGPKKRVVTLRQSLLKQTSRVAMEEIKLKFVDTSSKFGHGRFQTTEEKAKFYGKLKA
- the LOC103983630 gene encoding serine/threonine-protein kinase-like protein CCR4, producing MSPSNATEPFFFLLRLVLLCLPAAASPFSTVAISQSSNVTIVCALVPSPVAYRYELDCTSACTREQRWYPAGRTPYAAVAAGNGFLCGLTLPADRSNATMRWWALPAHGYEDYEKQIYRGPPLAALASGDTHVCALIGGARRPHCWRWGDMVIPEGVNLSEIAVGRDFVCGRLGCGAIRCFGNDTAVVGREPNGSFSMVAAGTRHACGASSDGRQLTCWGEEAPQVDSNLTLDIVSMALGESKTCVLQSNGTALCWGEGSRPPDSLAGEQFVAIQGRGDAICGILAINFSVVCWGNELFRRNHTIYRSVLPGTCSPISSCGCGVLPGSGTMCPSDEGICQSCKFQLSSNSSNSSPSSQQASSGSKRRTLLLVLGTVGLGLGLLALSSFLVYLALKSQRSGPVHRTVWWRRWRRHPAAPPSLAELPLDSRLGGGTVEEFSLLSLYEITDNFAEAHKIGSGSFGAVYRATLPGGREVAIKRADVHAAAAPSASRRHEQLRRWSEEQRERAFHSELALLSRINHRNLVLLLGFCRERGERVLVYEYMANGTLHDHLHRRPMVPSSPLSSWAARLRLALDAARGIEYLHAYAVPAIIHRDIKSTNILLDGVWTAKVADFGVSLTSPDNEGSVAAGTVGYMDPEYYRLRRLTEKSDVYSFGVVLLELVTGFKAIHRAQEVEGGEGSTTPRNVVEMAVPYIEADDVAVVMDRRVPPASAEELEAVAYVAYVAAECVRAEGQDRPTMGEVVGALERAVAACADRVESRSEPGGGRRALSRAPSFM